The following proteins are co-located in the Vibrio azureus genome:
- a CDS encoding glutamate synthase subunit beta: MGKPTGFLEHGRELPQKIDPAVRIKNNKEFVLNEEFGDKINTQASRCMDCGVPFCHNGCPIGNIIPEFNDAVYRDSWEEAWNILSSTNNFPEFTGRVCPAPCESACVLGINQDPITICNIEKTIVETAYREGYAKPKTPRSRSGKTVAIIGSGPAGLAAAEQLNSAGHTVTVFERDEKVGGLLRFGIPDFKLGMDVIDRKINLMAEAGIEFKVNQHIGVDVNAQQLRQEFDVVLLTGGSTVPRNLPVPGRELKGVHFAMEFLGQNNRRANNMDLKTEEIHAKGKHVVVIGGGDTGSDCVGTSNRHGAASITQVEIMPIPPEKRPANMPWPQYPMILRTSTSHEEGVDRHWNILTKEFIGNDKGEVTGLRLADIVWQDAKPGERPSFKEVEGSERVIPCDMAFLAMGFLHPEPTGVLAQLDIALDERGNVATQGFATNQEGVFAAGDMRTGQSLVVRCINEGRECARAIDDYLMGNTNLEAKADSLMLSA; this comes from the coding sequence ATGGGTAAGCCTACTGGATTTTTAGAGCATGGACGTGAACTGCCACAGAAGATCGACCCGGCAGTGCGTATCAAGAACAATAAAGAGTTTGTTCTCAACGAAGAGTTTGGTGACAAAATCAATACACAGGCTTCTCGTTGTATGGACTGTGGTGTGCCGTTTTGTCATAACGGCTGCCCTATCGGTAACATCATCCCAGAATTTAATGATGCGGTTTATCGTGATAGCTGGGAAGAAGCATGGAACATTCTAAGTTCAACCAATAATTTCCCAGAGTTTACTGGTCGAGTCTGCCCTGCTCCGTGTGAAAGTGCTTGTGTACTTGGCATTAACCAAGATCCAATCACCATCTGTAATATCGAGAAAACCATCGTAGAAACCGCGTATCGTGAAGGATACGCCAAACCCAAAACACCGCGTTCTCGCAGTGGTAAAACCGTCGCGATCATCGGTTCAGGCCCTGCTGGCCTCGCAGCCGCTGAACAGCTCAACAGTGCTGGGCATACTGTGACGGTATTCGAGCGAGACGAGAAAGTAGGCGGTCTGCTACGTTTTGGTATCCCAGACTTCAAATTGGGCATGGACGTCATTGATCGTAAGATCAACTTAATGGCAGAAGCAGGCATCGAATTTAAAGTAAATCAACATATTGGTGTTGACGTAAATGCTCAGCAACTGCGTCAAGAGTTTGATGTGGTGTTATTGACTGGCGGATCAACAGTTCCACGTAACTTACCAGTTCCAGGCCGCGAGCTAAAAGGCGTTCATTTTGCGATGGAGTTCTTAGGACAAAACAACCGTCGCGCCAACAACATGGATCTCAAAACAGAAGAGATCCATGCGAAAGGTAAACATGTGGTCGTTATCGGTGGCGGTGATACGGGTTCTGACTGTGTAGGTACTTCTAATCGTCATGGTGCAGCAAGTATCACTCAGGTTGAAATCATGCCGATTCCACCAGAGAAACGTCCTGCAAATATGCCATGGCCACAGTACCCAATGATCCTACGTACATCGACGTCTCACGAAGAAGGCGTTGATCGTCACTGGAACATCCTGACCAAAGAATTCATTGGTAATGACAAAGGTGAAGTTACAGGACTTCGTCTGGCTGATATCGTTTGGCAAGATGCGAAACCTGGCGAGCGTCCAAGCTTCAAAGAAGTAGAAGGCAGCGAGCGTGTGATTCCATGTGATATGGCATTCCTAGCGATGGGCTTCCTACACCCAGAGCCAACAGGCGTGCTTGCTCAACTGGATATCGCTTTAGACGAGCGCGGTAACGTAGCCACTCAAGGATTTGCGACTAACCAAGAAGGCGTATTTGCAGCTGGTGATATGCGAACAGGCCAATCTTTGGTGGTTCGTTGTATCAACGAAGGTCGCGAATGTGCCCGTGCTATCGATGATTACCTCATGGGTAACACCAATCTAGAAGCAAAAGCAGACTCCTTAATGCTATCTGCCTAA